In one Streptomyces sp. NBC_01241 genomic region, the following are encoded:
- the hemC gene encoding hydroxymethylbilane synthase — protein MTDNSPQRARTDAPLRLGTRRSKLAMAQSGLVADAVSEVTGRAVELVEITTYGDISREHLAQIGGTGVFVAALRDALLRGEVDFAVHSLKDLPTTQPEGLVLAAVPVREDPRDVLVARDGLTLEQLPSGARIGTGSPRRMAQLNAYARSHGLAIETVPIRGNVDTRIGFVRSGELDAVVLAAAGISRLGRTGEVTDFLSVDTVLPAPGQGALAIECAATSADLAAALAELDDPVTRAAVTAERALLAALEAGCSAPVGALADLLVDGQAVNELRLRGVVGSTDGSSLVQMSTTGPVPTSHDDAAALGRELAAEMLAKGAAGLMGERAL, from the coding sequence ATGACCGACAACTCACCCCAGCGCGCACGGACCGACGCACCGCTCCGGCTGGGCACCCGGCGCAGCAAGCTCGCCATGGCGCAGTCCGGCCTCGTCGCCGACGCGGTCAGTGAGGTGACCGGGCGCGCCGTCGAGCTCGTCGAGATCACCACGTACGGCGACATCTCCCGGGAGCACCTTGCGCAGATCGGCGGCACCGGTGTGTTCGTCGCCGCGCTGCGCGACGCGCTGCTGCGCGGCGAGGTGGACTTCGCCGTCCACTCGCTCAAGGACCTGCCGACCACTCAGCCCGAGGGCCTCGTGCTGGCCGCCGTACCGGTGCGCGAGGACCCGCGCGACGTACTGGTGGCGCGGGACGGGCTGACCCTGGAGCAGCTGCCGTCCGGTGCCCGCATCGGCACCGGCTCGCCGCGCCGCATGGCGCAGCTCAACGCGTACGCCCGTAGTCACGGCCTCGCCATCGAGACCGTGCCGATCCGGGGGAACGTCGATACGCGTATCGGATTTGTCCGAAGCGGGGAGCTGGACGCGGTGGTACTCGCCGCGGCCGGTATCAGCCGCCTCGGCCGGACCGGTGAGGTGACCGACTTCCTGTCGGTCGACACCGTCCTGCCCGCTCCCGGTCAGGGAGCACTGGCGATCGAATGCGCTGCGACCAGCGCGGACCTCGCCGCCGCACTCGCCGAGCTCGACGACCCGGTCACCCGGGCCGCCGTGACCGCCGAGCGTGCCCTGCTCGCCGCCCTGGAGGCCGGTTGTTCCGCACCTGTGGGTGCGCTGGCCGACCTCCTGGTCGACGGACAGGCTGTCAACGAACTGCGCCTGCGCGGTGTCGTCGGTTCCACCGACGGCTCCTCGCTGGTACAGATGTCCACCACCGGTCCCGTCCCCACGTCGCACGACGACGCGGCGGCCCTCGGTCGCGAACTCGCGGCCGAGATGCTCGCCAAGGGTGCGGCCGGTCTTATGGGGGAGCGAGCACTTTGA
- a CDS encoding glutamyl-tRNA reductase — MSLLVVGLSHRSAPVSVLERASLAAETQAKLLQDALAAEPAAEAAVLATCNRIELYADVDKFHAGVAELSTLLAQHSGVGLDELTPYLYVHYEDRAVHHLFSVACGLDSMVVGEGQILGQIKDALALGQELHTAGRLLNDLFQQALRVGKRAHSETGIDRAGQSLVTFGLEQLAAGADVTDWARGKRALVIGAGSMSSLAAATLARAGVAEIVVANRTRARADRLVEILGQPGGTGVAAHAVEMAAVADELTRADVVVSCTGATGLVLTAEAVAGALGLAFDPAHEAPAASVPAPPAAPDRHAAWVENGTAGTVRQAVRRATVPAQGAGPVRLALLDLAMPRDIDGATARLDGVRLVDIESLAEASADAPMAADVDQVRTIVADEVAAFGAAQRAAHITPTVVALRTMAAGVVAGEIARLDGRLPDLDEKQRAEISQTVRRVVDKLLHAPTVRVKQLASEPGGAGYADALRELFDLDPQTVAAVSRADLNDPNRGRS, encoded by the coding sequence ATGAGTCTTCTCGTAGTGGGGCTGAGCCACCGAAGCGCCCCCGTCTCCGTACTGGAACGGGCCTCGCTGGCTGCCGAGACGCAGGCCAAGCTGCTCCAGGACGCCCTTGCCGCGGAGCCCGCGGCCGAGGCTGCCGTGCTGGCCACCTGCAACCGCATCGAGCTGTACGCCGACGTGGACAAGTTCCACGCGGGCGTCGCCGAGCTGTCCACGCTCCTCGCCCAGCACAGCGGCGTCGGTCTGGACGAGCTCACTCCGTATCTCTATGTGCACTACGAGGACCGGGCCGTCCACCACCTCTTCTCGGTGGCGTGCGGGCTGGACTCGATGGTCGTCGGCGAGGGCCAGATCCTCGGCCAGATCAAGGACGCGCTGGCACTGGGGCAGGAGCTCCACACCGCCGGCCGGCTGCTGAACGATCTGTTCCAGCAGGCCCTGCGGGTCGGCAAGCGGGCCCACAGCGAGACCGGGATCGACCGGGCCGGGCAGTCGCTCGTCACCTTCGGTCTCGAACAGCTCGCGGCCGGTGCGGACGTCACCGACTGGGCCCGGGGCAAGCGCGCGCTGGTGATCGGTGCCGGCTCGATGTCCTCGCTGGCCGCCGCGACGCTGGCCCGTGCCGGTGTCGCCGAGATCGTCGTCGCCAACCGGACCAGGGCCCGCGCCGACCGGCTCGTCGAGATCCTGGGCCAGCCCGGCGGTACCGGAGTGGCCGCCCACGCCGTGGAGATGGCCGCCGTCGCCGACGAACTGACACGTGCCGACGTCGTCGTCTCGTGCACCGGTGCGACCGGTCTCGTCCTGACCGCCGAGGCCGTCGCCGGAGCGCTCGGCCTGGCTTTCGACCCCGCGCACGAGGCGCCCGCCGCCTCCGTCCCCGCGCCGCCCGCCGCCCCCGACCGGCATGCCGCCTGGGTGGAGAACGGCACCGCCGGTACGGTGCGCCAGGCCGTCCGCCGGGCCACCGTGCCCGCGCAGGGCGCCGGCCCCGTCCGCCTCGCCCTGCTCGACCTCGCCATGCCGCGGGACATCGACGGCGCCACCGCCCGCCTCGACGGCGTGCGCCTGGTCGACATCGAGTCGCTCGCCGAGGCGTCGGCGGATGCCCCGATGGCCGCCGATGTGGACCAGGTGCGCACGATCGTCGCCGACGAGGTCGCCGCCTTCGGCGCCGCCCAGCGCGCCGCCCACATCACCCCGACCGTCGTCGCCCTGCGCACGATGGCCGCCGGAGTGGTCGCGGGCGAGATCGCGCGGCTCGACGGACGCCTCCCCGACCTGGACGAGAAGCAGCGCGCCGAGATCTCGCAGACCGTGCGCCGCGTCGTCGACAAGCTCCTGCACGCGCCCACCGTGCGGGTCAAGCAGCTCGCCAGCGAGCCCGGCGGCGCCGGGTACGCCGATGCGCTGCGGGAACTCTTCGACCTCGACCCGCAGACGGTCGCCGCCGTCTCCCGGGCAGACCTGAACGACCCGAATCGAGGGCGGTCATGA
- a CDS encoding redox-sensing transcriptional repressor Rex: protein MATGRTHRPATRSRGIPEATVARLPLYLRALTALSERSVPTVSSEELAAAAGVNSAKLRKDFSYLGSYGTRGVGYDVEYLVYQISRELGLTQDWPVVIVGIGNLGAALANYGGFASRGFRVAALIDADPALAGTPVAGIPVQHADELEKIVSENGVSIGVISTPAGAAQQVCDRLVAAGVTSILNFAPTVLSVPDGVDVRKVDLSIELQILAFHEQRKAGEDTTESSPDAAAPPARAATGSRKGPDGDMPAVMPA from the coding sequence GTGGCAACTGGCCGAACTCACCGACCGGCGACCCGTAGCCGAGGAATTCCCGAGGCCACCGTCGCCCGACTTCCGCTGTATCTGCGCGCACTGACCGCGCTCTCCGAGCGCTCGGTCCCCACGGTCTCGTCCGAGGAACTCGCGGCTGCGGCGGGGGTCAACTCTGCCAAGTTGCGCAAGGACTTCAGCTACCTCGGGTCCTACGGGACGCGTGGTGTCGGGTACGACGTCGAGTATCTCGTCTACCAGATCTCCCGCGAGCTCGGGCTCACCCAGGACTGGCCGGTCGTGATCGTCGGTATCGGTAACCTCGGCGCCGCGCTCGCCAACTACGGCGGTTTCGCCTCCCGTGGTTTCCGGGTCGCCGCGCTGATCGACGCCGATCCCGCGCTGGCCGGAACGCCCGTCGCCGGGATCCCCGTTCAGCACGCCGACGAGCTGGAGAAGATCGTCAGCGAGAACGGCGTGTCGATCGGCGTCATCTCGACCCCGGCCGGTGCCGCGCAGCAGGTCTGCGACCGGCTCGTCGCCGCGGGCGTCACCTCCATCCTGAACTTCGCGCCGACGGTGCTCTCCGTGCCCGACGGCGTCGACGTCCGCAAGGTCGACCTCTCCATCGAACTCCAGATCCTCGCCTTCCACGAGCAGCGCAAGGCCGGCGAGGACACCACCGAGAGCAGCCCGGACGCGGCCGCGCCGCCCGCGCGCGCCGCCACCGGCAGCCGGAAGGGACCTGACGGGGACATGCCCGCCGTGATGCCGGCATGA
- a CDS encoding glutaredoxin family protein, protein MSALLRRTRKKPADRVVTLVGKPGCHLCDDARTVVREVCEETGASWEEKDIDQDEELHREYWEQIPVVLIDNEQHTFWRVDPARLRSALLS, encoded by the coding sequence ATGAGTGCCCTGTTGCGACGTACGAGGAAGAAGCCCGCGGACCGGGTGGTGACCCTGGTCGGGAAGCCCGGATGTCACCTCTGTGACGACGCGAGGACGGTGGTGAGGGAGGTGTGTGAGGAGACCGGCGCGTCCTGGGAGGAGAAGGACATCGATCAGGACGAGGAGCTGCACCGGGAGTACTGGGAGCAGATTCCGGTTGTCCTGATTGATAACGAACAGCACACGTTCTGGCGGGTGGACCCGGCGAGGCTGCGCAGCGCACTGCTTTCGTGA
- a CDS encoding HAD family hydrolase has product MAALGWLTPRRRPATARSVLAGEAAAEAARKSALPGELPGELPDDQPAAGQGGSAPAEAEEPAFPVVGDDRAAAFFDLDNTVMQGAAIFHFGRGLYKRKFFQRRELTRFAWQQAWFRLAGVEDPEHMQDARESALSIVKGHRVSELMSIGEEIYDEYMADRIWPGTRALAQAHLDAGQRVWLVTAAPVETATIIARRLGLTGALGTVAESVDGVYTGRLVGEPLHGPAKAEAVRALAAAEDLDLDRCAAYSDSHNDIPMLSLVGHPYAINPDAKLRKHARALDWRLRDYRTGRKAAKVGIPAAAGVGALAGGTAAAVALHRRRR; this is encoded by the coding sequence ATGGCCGCTCTTGGATGGCTCACACCCCGTAGGCGCCCCGCGACAGCACGGAGCGTGCTGGCAGGCGAGGCTGCAGCTGAGGCAGCGCGGAAGTCCGCCCTCCCCGGCGAACTCCCCGGCGAACTCCCCGACGACCAGCCCGCCGCCGGTCAGGGCGGCTCCGCCCCCGCCGAGGCCGAGGAGCCGGCCTTCCCCGTCGTCGGCGACGACCGGGCCGCCGCCTTCTTCGACCTGGACAACACCGTGATGCAGGGCGCGGCGATCTTCCACTTCGGCCGCGGCCTGTACAAGCGGAAGTTCTTCCAGCGCCGCGAGCTGACCCGGTTCGCCTGGCAGCAGGCCTGGTTCAGGCTGGCCGGCGTCGAGGACCCGGAGCACATGCAGGACGCCCGCGAGAGCGCCCTGTCCATCGTCAAGGGCCACCGCGTCTCCGAGCTGATGTCCATCGGCGAGGAGATCTACGACGAGTACATGGCCGACCGCATCTGGCCCGGCACCCGCGCCCTCGCCCAGGCCCACCTGGACGCCGGGCAGCGGGTCTGGCTGGTCACCGCCGCCCCGGTGGAGACCGCCACGATCATCGCCCGCCGCCTCGGCCTGACCGGCGCGCTGGGCACCGTCGCCGAATCCGTCGACGGCGTCTACACCGGCCGTCTGGTCGGCGAACCGCTGCACGGCCCCGCGAAGGCCGAGGCGGTCCGCGCCCTGGCCGCCGCCGAGGACCTGGACCTCGACCGCTGCGCAGCGTACAGCGATTCGCACAACGACATCCCGATGCTGTCCCTGGTCGGCCACCCGTACGCGATCAACCCGGACGCCAAGCTCCGCAAGCACGCCCGCGCCCTCGACTGGCGGCTGCGGGACTACCGGACGGGCCGCAAGGCCGCCAAGGTCGGTATCCCGGCCGCGGCGGGCGTCGGCGCCCTCGCGGGCGGCACCGCGGCCGCCGTCGCGCTGCACCGCCGCCGCCGCTGA
- a CDS encoding ECF subfamily RNA polymerase sigma factor, BldN family, with product MYPHVGVDASGLATLRATVADRLRGFVPTAYAVPAFATPAPAGPCYALAERGAAVGRRSNRGAPTTSTVRRPTADSDSARMMDLVERAQAGEADAFGRLYDQYSDTVYRYIYYRVGGKATAEDLTSETFLRALRRISTFTWQGRDFGAWLVTIARNLVADHFKSSRFRLEVTTGEMLDANEVERSPEDSVLESLSNAALLQAVRRLNPQQQECVTLRFLQGLSVAETARVMGKNEGAIKTLQYRAVRTLARLLPDDAR from the coding sequence GTGTACCCACACGTCGGGGTTGACGCCTCGGGCCTGGCTACGCTCCGCGCAACGGTCGCCGACCGCTTGCGCGGTTTCGTCCCCACCGCGTACGCCGTACCCGCATTTGCCACCCCTGCACCTGCCGGCCCTTGCTACGCCCTGGCCGAACGCGGTGCGGCGGTCGGAAGACGCAGCAACCGCGGCGCACCTACTACGTCCACCGTCCGCCGGCCCACCGCCGACAGCGACAGCGCGCGCATGATGGATCTCGTCGAGCGCGCACAGGCCGGCGAGGCCGACGCCTTCGGCCGCCTCTACGACCAGTACAGCGACACCGTCTACCGCTACATCTATTACCGCGTGGGCGGCAAGGCGACAGCGGAGGACCTCACCAGCGAGACCTTCCTGCGCGCCCTGCGCCGCATCTCCACCTTCACCTGGCAGGGCCGCGACTTCGGCGCCTGGCTGGTCACGATCGCCCGCAACCTGGTCGCCGACCACTTCAAATCCAGCCGCTTCCGGCTGGAGGTGACCACCGGCGAAATGCTCGACGCCAACGAGGTCGAGCGCAGCCCCGAGGACTCCGTCCTGGAGTCCCTCTCCAATGCCGCACTGCTGCAAGCCGTGCGCCGACTCAACCCCCAGCAGCAGGAATGCGTGACCCTGCGCTTCCTGCAGGGCCTCTCGGTCGCCGAGACCGCCCGGGTCATGGGCAAGAACGAGGGCGCGATCAAGACCCTGCAGTACCGCGCCGTCCGCACCCTGGCCCGGCTCCTTCCGGACGACGCCCGCTGA
- a CDS encoding DUF5667 domain-containing protein — protein sequence MIANVSAHRRANAFAQALEEQSLRGAAAVQPEEPAEPADHGPLLALANGLGELPRPELDPEVKVVQRAQLVAAMEAMFAEGGESTGPTVPEQRTKGAHRASPLRKLRPRSRWAKGLAAGGLTVGVAAGAFGGVAAASSDALPGDSLYGLKRGMEDIHLTMASGDADRGEVYLDQASTRLSEARRLMERARSGDLDHEQLGEVRRTLNGMTHDATEGHRLLHAAYQRDGAIGPIQTLESFSRSHRNSWSSLRDRLPVQLTDVGDQVNSVFAAIDEEVEPLQSLLPRTPGRSGDSRQSDATEQATGSSGTDHSAPSSPEASHGRTDPSAAPHPSASGSAPSDGLIGGSTDGLLGTPPPGTLPSADGRISSPPTPDVTLPPLLPGLLPGLGINSEDLND from the coding sequence GTGATCGCAAACGTTTCGGCGCACCGGCGGGCGAACGCCTTCGCCCAGGCCCTGGAGGAGCAGTCGCTCCGCGGTGCGGCGGCCGTACAGCCCGAGGAACCGGCCGAACCGGCCGACCACGGACCGCTGTTGGCCCTGGCGAACGGCCTCGGTGAGCTACCGCGGCCCGAATTGGATCCCGAAGTCAAAGTGGTGCAACGAGCTCAGCTCGTCGCCGCCATGGAGGCCATGTTCGCCGAGGGCGGCGAATCCACGGGTCCTACGGTGCCCGAACAACGGACCAAGGGGGCCCACCGGGCCTCCCCGCTCCGGAAATTGCGTCCGCGCTCACGCTGGGCGAAGGGCCTCGCGGCCGGCGGGCTCACCGTCGGAGTGGCGGCGGGGGCCTTCGGCGGAGTGGCCGCTGCCAGTTCCGACGCCCTGCCGGGTGATTCGCTGTACGGGCTCAAACGCGGCATGGAGGACATCCACCTCACCATGGCCAGCGGCGACGCCGACCGCGGCGAGGTCTACCTCGACCAGGCATCGACCCGGCTCAGCGAGGCCCGTCGGCTGATGGAGCGCGCCCGCTCCGGCGATCTCGACCACGAACAGCTCGGCGAGGTCAGGCGCACGCTCAACGGCATGACGCACGACGCCACCGAGGGCCACCGCCTGCTCCACGCGGCCTACCAGCGGGACGGTGCCATCGGCCCGATCCAGACCCTGGAGTCCTTCTCCCGCTCGCACCGCAACAGCTGGAGCAGCCTGCGCGACCGGCTGCCCGTCCAGCTGACCGATGTGGGTGACCAGGTCAACTCGGTCTTCGCCGCCATAGACGAAGAGGTCGAACCGCTGCAGTCACTGCTGCCCCGCACCCCCGGCAGGAGCGGTGATTCGCGGCAGTCGGACGCCACGGAACAGGCCACGGGATCGTCCGGTACGGACCACTCCGCGCCCTCGTCACCGGAGGCCTCGCACGGCCGTACGGACCCCAGCGCCGCGCCCCACCCCTCGGCCTCCGGCAGCGCCCCGTCCGACGGCCTGATCGGCGGCAGCACGGACGGCCTCCTCGGCACCCCGCCCCCGGGCACCCTCCCGTCCGCCGACGGCCGGATCAGCTCCCCGCCCACGCCGGACGTGACCCTGCCCCCGCTCCTCCCCGGCCTGCTCCCGGGCCTGGGAATCAACAGCGAGGACCTGAACGACTGA
- a CDS encoding lysophospholipid acyltransferase family protein, whose product MADAKVIPFDDDRSRAGGASRSARRRSAGGGGRGQGPSAGAPMVGTAAVSALPGQQDAALPMPQGEPQWAGQPVEGAERGSWDRRIAGGLAFLRRRVTGEYDVDEFGYDNELTDQVLMSMLRPMYEKYFRVEVKGIENIPSDGGALIVSNHSGTLPLDGLMLQVAVHDNHPAGRHLRLLAADLVFMLPVVNELARKAGHTLACAEDAERLLRRGELVGVMPEGFKGIGKPFGERYKLQRFGRGGFVSTALRAGVPIVPCSIVGAEEIYPMIGNSKTLARLLGIPYFPITPTFPWLGPLGAVPLPTKWTIQFGEPISTSGYPVEAAEDPMLMFNLTDQVREQIQHTLYKLLVQRRSVFF is encoded by the coding sequence ATGGCGGATGCCAAGGTCATTCCGTTCGACGACGACCGTTCGCGGGCGGGCGGCGCGTCGCGCTCCGCGCGGCGCCGGTCCGCGGGGGGCGGCGGCCGGGGGCAGGGGCCCTCCGCGGGCGCACCGATGGTCGGGACGGCGGCCGTCAGCGCCCTTCCCGGGCAGCAGGACGCCGCGCTGCCGATGCCGCAGGGGGAGCCGCAGTGGGCCGGGCAGCCCGTGGAAGGGGCGGAGCGGGGCAGCTGGGACCGGCGGATCGCGGGCGGGCTCGCGTTCCTGCGACGGCGGGTCACCGGTGAGTACGACGTCGACGAGTTCGGGTACGACAACGAACTGACCGATCAGGTCCTGATGTCGATGCTGCGCCCGATGTACGAGAAGTACTTCCGGGTCGAGGTGAAGGGCATCGAGAACATCCCGTCCGACGGCGGGGCGCTCATCGTGTCCAACCACTCGGGGACGCTGCCGCTCGACGGACTGATGCTCCAGGTCGCCGTGCACGACAACCACCCGGCCGGGAGGCACCTGCGGCTGCTCGCCGCCGATCTCGTCTTCATGCTGCCGGTGGTCAACGAGCTCGCCCGCAAGGCCGGGCACACGCTGGCCTGCGCGGAGGATGCGGAGCGGCTGCTGCGGCGCGGCGAGCTCGTCGGGGTGATGCCGGAGGGCTTCAAGGGCATCGGCAAGCCGTTCGGCGAGCGGTACAAGTTGCAGCGCTTCGGGCGGGGCGGTTTCGTCTCCACGGCGCTGCGGGCCGGGGTGCCGATCGTTCCGTGCTCGATCGTGGGGGCGGAGGAGATCTACCCGATGATCGGGAACTCGAAGACGCTGGCGCGGCTGCTGGGCATTCCGTACTTCCCGATCACGCCGACGTTTCCGTGGCTGGGGCCGCTCGGGGCGGTGCCGTTGCCGACGAAGTGGACGATCCAGTTCGGCGAGCCGATCTCCACGAGTGGGTATCCGGTGGAGGCGGCGGAGGATCCGATGCTGATGTTCAATCTGACGGATCAGGTGCGGGAGCAGATTCAGCACACGCTGTACAAGTTGTTGGTGCAGCGGCGGTCGGTGTTCTTCTGA
- a CDS encoding NAD-dependent epimerase/dehydratase family protein: MGKVVLVTGAARQLGGRFVRRIQRDPEVDRVIAVDAVTPGHRLGDADFVSADIRQPAIARVLAEHSVDTVVHLDVSAKVVGTGGRTTVKETNVIGTMQLLGACQKAPSVRRLVVKSSTNVYGSAPRDPAVFTETTPPKSLPSGGFAKDVVEVEGYVRGFARRRPDVAVCVLRFANILGPQADSPLADYLSLPVLPTVFGYDPRLQFVHEDDVVDVLGIASREPRRGTLNSGTFNIAGDGVLLLSQCSRRLGRPTMPLLLPAVTWVGQALRTVGMTDFSPEQIRLLTHGRVVSTVQMRETLGFQPEFTTAETFAEFARSQGPGLLPPEVAGRAVDRVAAMPFTGVAGDGPGITGAGDTYPTPSGR, translated from the coding sequence TTGGGGAAGGTCGTGCTGGTCACGGGAGCGGCCCGGCAGCTGGGCGGCCGCTTCGTGCGGCGCATCCAGCGTGATCCGGAAGTGGACCGGGTGATCGCCGTCGACGCGGTCACGCCCGGACACCGTCTGGGCGACGCCGATTTCGTGTCGGCGGACATCCGCCAGCCCGCGATCGCCAGAGTTCTCGCCGAGCACTCCGTCGATACGGTCGTCCATCTGGACGTCTCCGCGAAGGTGGTCGGCACGGGCGGCCGGACGACGGTCAAGGAGACCAACGTCATCGGCACCATGCAGCTGCTCGGGGCCTGTCAGAAGGCGCCGAGCGTGCGGCGACTGGTCGTCAAGTCCAGTACGAACGTCTACGGCTCCGCGCCCCGCGATCCGGCGGTCTTCACCGAGACTACTCCGCCCAAGTCCCTGCCGAGCGGGGGCTTCGCCAAGGACGTGGTGGAGGTCGAGGGGTACGTACGGGGCTTCGCGCGCCGTCGGCCGGACGTCGCCGTGTGCGTGCTCAGGTTCGCGAACATCCTGGGGCCGCAGGCGGATTCACCGCTCGCCGACTATTTGTCGCTGCCCGTACTGCCCACGGTGTTCGGTTACGACCCGAGGCTCCAGTTCGTGCACGAGGACGATGTCGTCGACGTACTGGGGATCGCCTCGCGCGAGCCGAGGCGCGGGACGCTGAACAGCGGCACCTTCAACATCGCCGGGGACGGTGTGCTGCTGCTCTCGCAGTGCTCGCGGCGGCTGGGGCGGCCGACGATGCCGTTGCTGCTGCCCGCCGTCACCTGGGTGGGCCAGGCGCTGCGTACGGTCGGCATGACGGACTTCTCGCCGGAGCAGATCCGGCTGCTCACCCACGGCCGGGTGGTCTCCACCGTTCAGATGCGCGAGACGCTGGGTTTCCAACCGGAGTTCACCACCGCGGAGACGTTCGCGGAGTTCGCGCGCAGTCAGGGGCCGGGGCTGCTGCCGCCCGAGGTGGCGGGAAGGGCGGTCGACAGAGTGGCCGCCATGCCGTTCACCGGGGTGGCCGGCGACGGTCCGGGGATCACCGGGGCGGGCGACACGTACCCGACCCCCAGCGGCAGGTAG
- a CDS encoding 30S ribosomal protein bS22, protein MGSVIKKRRKRMAKKKHRKLLKRTRVQRRNKK, encoded by the coding sequence GTGGGCTCTGTTATCAAGAAGCGGCGTAAGCGGATGGCCAAGAAGAAGCACCGCAAGCTGCTCAAGCGCACGCGCGTTCAGCGTCGCAACAAGAAGTAG
- a CDS encoding helix-turn-helix domain-containing protein, producing the protein MAAGSERPLNEVKFLTVAEVASVMRVSKMTVYRLVHSGHLPAIRVGRSFRVPEQAVHEYLRESFVGVESA; encoded by the coding sequence ATGGCTGCTGGCAGCGAGAGGCCTCTCAACGAGGTCAAGTTTCTGACTGTGGCGGAAGTCGCCTCGGTCATGAGGGTGTCGAAGATGACCGTGTACCGCTTGGTGCACAGCGGTCATCTGCCGGCGATCCGGGTGGGCAGGTCATTCCGGGTTCCGGAGCAAGCGGTTCACGAGTATCTCCGCGAGTCCTTTGTGGGGGTGGAGTCCGCCTGA
- a CDS encoding phosphatase, which yields MLSTGALRAHLLAARLAGPVATSREVSLRSYRLFAARDPRVTLGLDPEWRWEESDLLRLMADKCGVSGDPAHVSGPDVIDPERTLAALDSFAERLSHAAVRRVPVLFGTGHPHRLLGFYAELADALSAAGCPVLTPAQGRCIDITTRFGVRTHNLDYVRGVAMVREPGARTPGGDTGAHTHSPLPVRVVLESAAQGRERLPELVVGDHGWVCGAGQLGIEAIGLADTDDPALFVGEAEGRVSVAVPIDDAVRSAYYRPLTRYVLNRACLSQ from the coding sequence GTGTTGAGCACCGGAGCGTTGCGTGCGCATCTGCTGGCGGCCCGGCTGGCCGGGCCCGTGGCCACATCGAGGGAAGTGAGCCTGCGGAGCTATCGGCTCTTCGCGGCCCGCGACCCTCGGGTGACGCTCGGCCTCGACCCCGAGTGGCGCTGGGAAGAGTCCGATCTTCTTCGTCTGATGGCCGACAAGTGTGGTGTTTCGGGCGATCCCGCTCATGTTTCGGGCCCGGACGTGATCGATCCGGAGCGGACTCTGGCAGCTCTGGATTCCTTCGCGGAGCGGCTGTCGCATGCGGCGGTCCGGCGGGTGCCGGTGCTGTTCGGGACCGGTCATCCGCATCGACTGCTCGGTTTCTACGCAGAGCTGGCAGACGCCCTGTCGGCGGCAGGGTGTCCCGTACTCACTCCTGCGCAGGGCCGATGTATCGACATAACGACCCGGTTCGGCGTACGCACACACAACCTGGACTACGTACGAGGAGTCGCGATGGTGCGCGAACCGGGCGCGCGGACTCCCGGCGGTGACACCGGCGCACATACCCATTCACCGTTGCCGGTCCGGGTCGTTCTGGAGTCCGCGGCGCAGGGGCGCGAGCGGCTGCCGGAGTTGGTCGTCGGGGACCACGGATGGGTCTGCGGGGCAGGTCAGCTGGGCATCGAGGCGATCGGTCTGGCGGATACGGACGATCCCGCGCTGTTCGTCGGGGAGGCGGAGGGGCGGGTGTCGGTCGCCGTTCCGATCGATGACGCCGTACGGTCCGCCTACTACCGGCCGCTCACGCGCTATGTACTCAATCGGGCGTGTCTGTCACAGTAG